Below is a window of Sebaldella sp. S0638 DNA.
AAAATAACTTATTTTATCAGAGAGGATGCTGTGGTATGCGGTACAGAAGAGGTAAAAGAAATTTTCAGGAAATTAAATATAGAATGTACTTTTTTTGTACCCTCAGGTGAAAAGGTAAATAAAAATGATATATTAATATCGGGGACGGGGAAAGCGGAAGATCTGCATACTGCGTGGAAAGCAGGACAGAATATACTGGATCATTGTTCGGGAATAGCTGCACAGACAAGGAGAATGGTAGATATAGGAAACAGCATGGAGCCGAAAGTAGCCATTTTGACAACGAGAAAAGGCTTTCCCGGGACTAAAGCACTGGCTATAAAATCTGTTTTGTCAGGCGGGGCCTTTCCGCACAGGCTGGGAATTTCGGAAACAGTGCTGATTTTTAAACAGCATATGAACTTTATCGGCGGTATTGACGGTCTGGCAGAAAAAATCAAAGAGATAAAGCA
It encodes the following:
- the modD gene encoding ModD protein is translated as MVYFSSEEIDRFIKEDVPYFDLTSHLLGIKDQPGKITYFIREDAVVCGTEEVKEIFRKLNIECTFFVPSGEKVNKNDILISGTGKAEDLHTAWKAGQNILDHCSGIAAQTRRMVDIGNSMEPKVAILTTRKGFPGTKALAIKSVLSGGAFPHRLGISETVLIFKQHMNFIGGIDGLAEKIKEIKQYCCEKKIIAEAESLGDGMKLAEMGVDGIQFDKLKPEELKEAVRRIREKVSGITILAAGGINEGNISLYAGTGVDGVVTTSLYRAKPADVGVRVEML